The Microplitis mediator isolate UGA2020A chromosome 4, iyMicMedi2.1, whole genome shotgun sequence nucleotide sequence taaatttgatgaaattcgagtgatgaaaaaccgaatcatgatatgtgtccaaaaggcgaagaatcttggtgctcttaccagcgcgctgaagcaagaggagagcttgatacctattctcacgattattctcccttaccttctgatgttttaaaagctatcaagcctatatacgaaggtcttagtaatgaaaatttactttcaagatgtgtaggtggattcaatcagaataataatgaaagctttaaccaactagtatggaaaatatgcccaaaaacggtaaatactagttttactgtcgtacaaatagctgcatacgttgctatgtgtatatttaatgagggtataaattcattattagtcttgatgaatacactaggacttaattgtggg carries:
- the LOC130666707 gene encoding uncharacterized protein LOC130666707 — encoded protein: MCPKGEESWCSYQRAEARGELDTYSHDYSPLPSDVLKAIKPIYEGLSNENLLSRCVGGFNQNNNESFNQLVWKICPKTVNTSFTVVQIAAYVAMCIFNEGINSLLVLMNTLGLNCGPNSHRYAERMDAARIKVADKRANDNTREGRLQRRHQQINILEAAMTAEELLYGPGIDDSV